Part of the Henckelia pumila isolate YLH828 chromosome 2, ASM3356847v2, whole genome shotgun sequence genome is shown below.
atgcatgatttaagttatttttaagcatttaacccataattagtgatttttatgatttttagtatttttattatttaatcgcgtagacgggaccgtggacggacgagatgacaactttctacccaaattattttatgagcctttttggagccttaaaatattattttgagttttattatctcaaaattttaagtatttaattttatttaattttagggatcatttttatccaaaattagtcaaaatattgactttttagtatttttaaaatttccctaaattaatatttcgagatttattttatgtttcagattttttttaaaggtttcttttagagttttagttgagttatattttatatatatattatatccttaattatataattaattaccctattttctattaaaataaaacctaaatctacccaaccccaccCAAAACCTCACGTCACTCTCAACttcagccgccacccccacTCATTGCCTTCATCCTCTCGACCCAGCAATCCCAGAGAAGCCATAGCCAAGAGGTTCGAAGCTCCAAAAGCCCGTattttcgtcccgtcgtcccggaaccgtcccaCGCTCGTGTTTTCTCGtcatctacggtgaaaggcatgattttcttccctttttaaatcctatatcagtgtatgtatgtgtgtgggtgtgtagGACCGAGATTCATCATGTTTGGACAGcaagttttcaaaatttatttctcTATTGCACTCGGTTGGCATTTTGATgattcatgctcacgttttcttgTTCATGGCTGGGTGGGCTGCTGGTACATGGTTAGAGGGGTTCcttggggtccctagggtcgagtagTAGGGTCGGACAAGGGCTGGAACGGGCTAGGTTCGGCCTGGACCGATCTGAACATGGCTGCCCATTTTTCTGCGCAGTTTATTGTTCTTGAGTAGAATGGTTCGGGCTCCTGTTCCtggctgcatgggggctggggcCTGGTCAGGTtgggtccgcccggacgtgggctacgtccgggcggcggcgctccggccaggggcggccggagccggccggcagcagccatggaatggctgctgctctcggccgagaAGCAATGggagaggggggatcgggttgggctgggttaggggtctgggtcgggtctgagtggtccgggtcgggtcggttaggtagtgggtcgggttagtgagttcgggtccgagtttggcgggccgggctcgagtatttttattttaaagtattttacaaatttatgtgtttttgagtcaaataaattgaaataaaattatttggactcccaaataattttatttggacttttaaaattttaattaagttagtccattaattttatgggcttttgagcccataaaaattattgggccagtctatgggtttttgggcccattgggccagtttaagtgttattgggcttagtgtaattttaatgggcttatttaatttaattgggcttagactaattatttgggcttaaagttaagttaatgggcttaagtatgttaatgggccagttttaagttaatgggcttgtgtgtagggccagcagtccagggccatccatgagaaaatttgcatgtgtcctgattatatatttaattatttttatgcatttgagttattttaatatttatatgttaataagaaattaaattaaatatatatgatggacacacattttattcaagtacatgcattcatgaaataatattttatgcatgatttaatgtttaagttgagcaataaaaatattttatgttggaagttgaagtagtgtgacaatttaagggggattcgtccccatatgattgaagggcagtttactgccaatttaagaggtgattcgtcaccggccacgtacgtaggtttccacgctgatcagtatttaatgtatgatttaaggttacactacggatacaaccatgctatgttagaaaataaattgctcaataatgttatgtattatgttatgtattatgtttatttaagtaagttatgttatgtaattttttaagcatgctcattcatgtatatgtatgtattagtattaaattggtttaaattattttaaacccttgttatgttagcatgttgggcctctaggctcactacactggtatggtgcaggtgagtacgttgaggatgacattgtacccaccggaggcgaggacgtatgagcatgcatgcagtggccccgtgaccgtgaaatattctgagtcgctatgcatgtttttgtttttgtcagcatgatatatttttattatttgtcagtggttgtgagtttagaatattttattaactattttcagtgcatgcaaattttatacattttatttatgcagtattttttttaattaaatgtttgactcagatatttattttatttttaagaatgcatttttatttaagtatttatttgtttatttatttagttattttaaatctttttattctgttcatatacgtatgggcgtatatgtacaatactttatttagtaagtaagtataaaaaaaaaaaattttttccgcatatttatttattaattatagagttagggtcgtttcagttggtatcagagcacgttcctcggaggggtcctcactgctatgcgagctcagaaatccacgctaccggtctgtaagttttaaatgtttatagcatgatttaatttctagaatttaagttagcattaattttaaaacacttagttatgcatggcgatttacgtaaataaatatgtggtggtgcagaatgcctcccagacaggtgaatcgacgtgggagacctccacatccacctccacctccaccgccacctcagcagcaccccatgacagcactggagcaggccagtgccacgatgatggcgggtattactgccttgctggagcagcaggcagcccgtcccagactgtcccacgaggaggacgtcgccgagaggttccagaagaaggggcctaaggagttcttggggaccaccgatccgttggtggctgagggatggattcgctcacttgagtccatctttgactatatggggatcacagacgccgacagggtgagctgtgctacatacatgatgcgaggcgatgcagcctcatggtgggagggtgcagtacgaggagtccatctacctactctgacatgggctgagttcaggcgtatcttctacgccaaatatttcactgaggatgtgcgcagtcgcatgatccgagagttcatgagtctccgtcagggggacagatctgtggtggagtacataagccagtttgagaggggctgtcgttttgtgcccatgattgctgatagtccgcaggagaagctgcgacagtttgttgagggcctgaaggctgagatcaggcatgacgtgcgcatggcagacgtgtttacatatgagtctgcagtcagcagggccttgcgttctgaggagggtcggagagcgatccagagagagcagcagggcaAGAGGCAGTTTGTACAGACAggatatcagcgaccatcttcgcagccacctgcgaagaagcagtatacagggccggttaagggcccgaatcagcagcagaggccacagcagcagaggccgcagcagcagcagaggggcggggcccctaatgccatagctcatcccatttgcccgaagtgtcagaagatgcattcgggaccttgcctattgggagcaggagtttgcttccactgcagagagccggggcatcagattgctaactgccccaggaagaagaacaccgctggtagggtgttcgtgatgcaggctgaggaggtcgatccagacacctccttgatcaccggtacatcctatccctagtattttaataaattctcctttggttaaagatttagtatttaatttgaaattcttgttatttgggtcatttaactgcatgttagaataggaagcatgttttacttgtgattagaattaagaacttgtagtgactcgtttgggaaaaaaattagaagtggtatgaaactgttgggaattttctgcgtgcagggagaattctagttggaggcaactccacgtttgcgttgctagattcaggggctacgcattcgtttatctccctggagtttatcaggcgggtaggcatcacacctgagagtagtaacagcgggtatgatgttactatgccgtcagggcagattatgtctacctcgaaggttattcgaggactggagttagagctgcagggacactccattcgagcagatgtagtagtcttgcctttgagtggttttgatcttattttgggtatggactggttgacagtcaatggagcttcgattgattttcgtcggagatcagtgtcagtgagacctacatggggcgacccgttcacttttcatgcatctcagagcagtgatattcctcaggtgatatcctatattcaggcgaggaagttgttgggacggggttgccaggggtttctagcgagtatagtcacgacttcagagccatctagcagatcattatcagagttagaggtggttcgtgactttccggatgtctttccggaggatgtggcaggaattccaccagtaagagaggtggagttcagtattgacttagtgccagacaccgtgcctatctctaaggcaccgtacaggcttgctcctaccgagatgaaagagttgaaggagcagattcaggagttgttagagaaaggctttgttcgacctagcttttctccttggggagctccggtgttgtttgtgaagaagaaggatggcagtatgagactgtgcatcgattaccgagagcttaacagagtcacagtgaagaacaagtatccactgccaaggatagaggacttgtttgaccagttgcagggagcttcagtgttctccaagatcgatctgcgatctggttaccatcagttgcgtgttagggatgcagatgtgtccaagactgctttccggacacgatatgggcattacgagttcttagtgatgccatttgggttgaccaatgctccagcggttttcatggatctcatgaaccgagtctttcagccatatctggatcagttcatcatagtctttattgatgatattttgatctactctaggagcatcgaggagcatagacagcaccttcagaccgcattgcagactttgagggagcatcggttgtatgccaagttcagcaagtgcgagttttggcttgagcaggtggcatttcttggccacattatttcgagagatggagttgcagtcgatcagtctaaggtggaggcagtgcagaattggggcattccgaagaatgcttcagagattcgcagtttcttgggtttggccggatactacaggaagttcatcaagggtttttcctctattgcagtacccttgacttccttgaccaagaagaatgcgaagtttatatggagttcagactgtcagaggagcttcgatcagctgaaggaagcactcactacagcaccagtgttagcgatgacagtaccacatgaggagttagtggtttacaccgacgcgtctaaacttggtttaggcgcagtgcttatgcagtgtggtaaggttattgcgtatgcgtcgagacagttgaagattcatgagcagaactacccgacgcatgatttggagcttgcagcagtggtttttgcgttgaaaatctggaggcactatctttacggcgagaagtgcaagattttcaccgaccacaagagcctcaagtacttcttcacccagaaggagttgaacatgaggcagcgcagatggcttgagcttgtgaaggactatgattgcgacattagctaccatccgggtaaggctaatgtagtggcagatgctttgagtcgaaagtcgtcagtggtatcatgtttgactgcacagttaccactacagaccgagattcagaggtttgggttggagtgctatccgagcggccatgcaccgagcttgtcagtgttgacggtgcagccagttttgagagatcggattagagagggacagtccactgatgaggagctacagcgatggagacagagagatgaggctagaggtaatctcttgtatacagtggaggatggcatcgttcagtaccgtgggaggatgtgggtaccgaacgttgatcagttgagagccgagattctagcagaggctcatgcatctccgtactccattcaccccggaagtacaaagatgtaccgagacttacagttatcgtattggtggcccgggatgaagagtgacatcgggagagtggtgtcagagtgcttgacttgtcagcaagtcaaagcagagcatcagcgtccagcaggacttcttagacctctccctattccggaatggaaatgggagaatattacgatggactttgtggttggcttaccgaggagtgccagagggtgtacagcgatttgggtgattgtggatagactcaccaagtcagctcatttcttgccggtaaagACTACTTAcaccttgacacagtatgcagagctttacatcagagagattgttagactgcatggcataccagtgtctatcgtgtcagacagagatccgaggttcacctcagcgttttggaagagtctgcacacagccttggggactagacttttgttcagtacagcttttcatccccagacagatggtcagtccgagagagtgatccaggttctcgaggatcttctgagagcttgtgttatcgattttcgaggatcttgggagactagactgccattagtggagtttacctataacaacagctttcagtcgtctatagatatggctccatatgcagcgctctatgggaggagatgcagatctccggtgcattgggatgaggttggagagaggattttgttgggtccagagattgtgcagcagacagctgacattgtgacgcagattcgagacaggatgaggactgcgcagagtcggcagaagagttatgcggatgccagacgacgcgatttggagttcgcggtaggtgatcacgtattcctgaaggtgtcacctatgaagggagtagcgcgttttgggcggagaggcaagcttaatccgagatatatagggccattcgagatcttggagcgagttggcacgttggcctatcgtttagctctacctccagggctagcggcagtgcacaacgttttccatgtatccatgcttcggagatatgtctccaatccgtcgcatgtgttggatttcgagcccttacagttgccaccagatcttgtttacgaggagagaccagtgcggattttggctagagaggagcggaggcttaggacgcgggtcataccgatggtcagagtccagtggctgaatcactcggaggaggaagctacttgggagaccgaggaggatatgaggactcgctacccggagatgttcgggtaagtactttaatttcgaggacgaaattcaatttaagggggggagaattgtaacacccggtatttttaattacataaatccgcctgcataattaggatttttaattatttaaatttatgatttatgggttaaataattatgtgaattatttatgcatgatttaagttatttttaagcatttaacccataattagtgatttttatgatttttagtatttttattatttaatcgcgtagacgggaccgtggacggacgagatgacaactttctacccaaattattttatgagcctttttggagccttaaaatattattttgagttttattatctcaaaattttaagtatttaattttatttaattttagggatcatttttatccaaaattagtcaaaatattgactttttagtatttttaaaatttccctaaattaatatttcgagatttattttatgtttcagattttttttaaaggtttcttttagagttttagttgagttatattttatatatatattatatccttaattatataattaattaccctattttctattaaaataaaacctaaatctacccaaccccaccCAAAACCTCACGTCACTCTCAACttcagccgccacccccacTCATTGCCTTCATCCTCTCGACCCAGCAATCCCAGAGAAGCCATAGCCAAGAGGTTCGAAGCTCCAAAAGCCCGTattttcgtcccgtcgtcccggaaccgtcccaCGCTCGTGTTTTCTCGtcatctacggtgaaaggcatgattttcttccctttttaaatcctatatcagtgtatgtatgtgtgtgggtgtgtagGACCGAGATTCATCATGTTTGGACAGcaagttttcaaaatttatttctcTATTGCACTCGGTTGGCATTTTGATgattcatgctcacgttttcttgTTCATGGCTGGGTGGGCTGCTGGTACATGGTTAGAGGGGTTCcttggggtccctagggtcgagtagTAGGGTCGGACAAGGGCTGGAACGGGCTAGGTTCGGCCTGGACCGATCTGAACATGGCTGCCCATTTTTCTGCGCAGTTTATTGTTCTTGAGTAGAATGGTTCGGGCTCCTGTTCCtggctgcatgggggctggggcCTGGTCAGGTtgggtccgcccggacgtgggctacgtccgggcggcggcgctccggccaggggcggccggagccggccggcagcagccatggaatggctgctgctctcggccgagaAGCAATGggagaggggggatcgggttgggctgggttaggggtctgggtcgggtctgagtggtccgggtcgggtcggttaggtagtgggtcgggttagtgagttcgggtccgagtttggcgggccgggctcgagtatttttattttaaagtattttacaaatttatgtgtttttgagtcaaataaattgaaataaaattatttggactcccaaataattttatttggacttttaaaattttaattaagttagtccattaattttatgggcttttgagcccataaaaattattgggccagtctatgggtttttgggcccattgggccagtttaagtgttattgggcttagtgtaattttaatgggcttatttaatttaattgggcttagactaattatttgggcttaaagttaagttaatgggcttaagtatgttaatgggccagttttaagttaatgggcttgtgtgtagggccagcagtccagggccatccatgagaaaatttgcatgtgtcctgattatatatttaattatttttatgcatttgagttattttaatatttatatgttaataagaaattaaattaaatatatatgatggacacacattttattcaagtacatgcattcatgaaataatattttatgcatgatttaatgtttaagttgagcaataaaaatattttatgttggaagttgaagtagtgtgacaatttaagggggattcgtccccatatgattgaagggcagtttactgccaatttaagaggtgattcgtcaccggccacgtacgtaggtttccacgctgatcagtatttaatgtatgatttaaggttacactacggatacaaccatgctatgttagaaaataaattgctcaataatgttatgtattatgttatgtattatgtttatttaagtaagttatgttatgtaattttttaagcatgctcattcatgtatatgtatgtattagtattaaattggtttaaattattttaaacccttgttatgttagcatgttgggcctctaggctcactacactggtatggtgcaggtgagtacgttgaggatgacattgtacccaccggaggcgaggacgtatgagcatgcatgcagtggccccgtgaccgtgaaatattctgagtcgctatgcatgtttttgtttttgtcagcatgatatatttttattatttgtcagtggttgtgagtttagaatattttattaactattttcagtgcatgcaaattttatacattttatttatgcagtattttttttaattaaatgtttgactcagatatttattttatttttaagaatgcatttttatttaagtatttatttgtttatttatttagttattttaaatctttttattctgttcatatacgtatgggcgtatatgtacaatactttatttagtaagtaagtataaaaaaaaaaaaaattttccgcatatttatttattaattatagagttagggtcgtttcaatttttctggaaaacaaaaaaacatgGTTTCTTGATCATATCATCTGCTCTGCAGAACGAGTAAATCCATTCATTACATGTTTATCACAACCGTGGAGCTTCGCTAATGCACGACGATGATTCGCCCGCTTCACTCCGCTGTTCTCGACGCCATTTCAAGAGTTCACCCTCCACAACCTTCTTCGCAGCCTCCGCCATCTCCGCCCTCTTTAACGCATCCTCTGTTTCTGATTGTATATCCGCCATCTCTTTCAGGATTCCGTCCACTTTCGCGGCCACTTGTCTTTCGTTCGTGTTCACGATCTCCACCTGAGCCATGGCAGTAGCCACATTTACCTCAGCCTTATTGGTGAGGTCCTCTATCTTCTTCTTCATGGACTCGAACTCCTCCACGGACAGCTTGATCTTCCTCGCAGATCCACCCGATCGTGAGTCGTCTGCATCGGTTCTTGGTGAATTGTGGATTTGATCGTCCGCGAGTTTCTCTGCTAATTTGGCTGCTTCGACTTCCTTCAGTGCGATTTCCAGCTTTTCCTCTGCTTCCTTTGCTGCAATTCTCGCCAATTCGGCTTCTTGTTTATATGCCTCTGCATCTCTTCTCATCACCTCTGCTTCAAGTAAAGCCTTTTCGATTTTTATCTTCTCAACATCAGCTTGCATTTGCTGAATTGCTGATTCTGTTTCTAATGCTTTCTGCTCGGATTCCGAAAGCTCCCTCTTCAGTCCCTCTAGCTCCAGTTTAAGCGACTCCACACAACTTTGGATTGCTTTTTCTTCTGCAACTGCTTCTTGTAGACCCCTTTTCGCATCACCGAGTTCCGATTCTACGGTTGCTAAAGAACTCAAATCTGCTTCACGTACAGCATTGAGTTGCTCCCTCATAACCCTGATTGCTTCTGTTGTTGCTTCCAGCTTCTCCTCGAGAACTTCTTCAGACTCGTATTCTTCCATCAAACGCTTTACTTCCTCCTCGACCTCTTCCTTACCGGCTTTATGGTTCTGTAACAGCGCCTCCTTTTCTTCCATGATGATTGAGTGCTCTTCTATGGCCCGAGAGGAGGCAGCCTTAACCTGGTCGAGAGTTTCCCTTAAGGTAGCAACTTCATTTGAAAGCTGGCTGTGTCTCTCTTCATTCACTTTGATGGAATGTTGGGCGTCTTCCGCTTGCTGGAAAGCAGCTAATTTTCCTTCTATGGCTGCGTCGAAATCCTGCCGAAGATTCGTGAGTTCTTGTTTAGCAGCGATGAGTTCTCCGGCCGACGCCTTGTAGAGTTCCCGTTCATTGTCCACATCTATTTTCCATGCATCACTGCCCAGTTGAGCTCTCA
Proteins encoded:
- the LOC140884375 gene encoding WEB family protein At5g55860-like isoform X1, yielding MFGFNVRTRYSGPGSPRSVGSPASPGSSAIMESPRATGSPRGDAGEIDTSAPFESVKAAVSLFKDVGSPKSMPVNKKSKADERVLEKETQHHMMLRELDHYRDQLRNAETAKAQALRDLQRANRTMVDLTNKLETLSESKQAAIQSTEAAKTRATQLEKQKSMRAQLGSDAWKIDVDNERELYKASAGELIAAKQELTNLRQDFDAAIEGKLAAFQQAEDAQHSIKVNEERHSQLSNEVATLRETLDQVKAASSRAIEEHSIIMEEKEALLQNHKAGKEEVEEEVKRLMEEYESEEVLEEKLEATTEAIRVMREQLNAVREADLSSLATVESELGDAKRGLQEAVAEEKAIQSCVESLKLELEGLKRELSESEQKALETESAIQQMQADVEKIKIEKALLEAEVMRRDAEAYKQEAELARIAAKEAEEKLEIALKEVEAAKLAEKLADDQIHNSPRTDADDSRSGGSARKIKLSVEEFESMKKKIEDLTNKAEVNVATAMAQVEIVNTNERQVAAKVDGILKEMADIQSETEDALKRAEMAEAAKKVVEGELLKWRREQRSEAGESSSCISEAPRL
- the LOC140884375 gene encoding WEB family protein At5g55860-like isoform X2, translated to MGIRVLEKETQHHMMLRELDHYRDQLRNAETAKAQALRDLQRANRTMVDLTNKLETLSESKQAAIQSTEAAKTRATQLEKQKSMRAQLGSDAWKIDVDNERELYKASAGELIAAKQELTNLRQDFDAAIEGKLAAFQQAEDAQHSIKVNEERHSQLSNEVATLRETLDQVKAASSRAIEEHSIIMEEKEALLQNHKAGKEEVEEEVKRLMEEYESEEVLEEKLEATTEAIRVMREQLNAVREADLSSLATVESELGDAKRGLQEAVAEEKAIQSCVESLKLELEGLKRELSESEQKALETESAIQQMQADVEKIKIEKALLEAEVMRRDAEAYKQEAELARIAAKEAEEKLEIALKEVEAAKLAEKLADDQIHNSPRTDADDSRSGGSARKIKLSVEEFESMKKKIEDLTNKAEVNVATAMAQVEIVNTNERQVAAKVDGILKEMADIQSETEDALKRAEMAEAAKKVVEGELLKWRREQRSEAGESSSCISEAPRL